One region of Deltaproteobacteria bacterium genomic DNA includes:
- a CDS encoding 4Fe-4S binding protein, translated as MVQIEVDEILCTGCGTCAEACPMEVLVIENEKAKPKNPDDCMICQLCETECPSQAIKVCEFI; from the coding sequence ATGGTTCAGATCGAAGTCGATGAAATCTTATGCACCGGGTGCGGAACCTGTGCCGAGGCCTGTCCTATGGAGGTCCTGGTCATAGAAAATGAGAAGGCCAAACCCAAAAATCCGGATGATTGCATGATCTGCCAGCTTTGTGAGACCGAATGTCCAAGCCAGGCCATTAAGGTTTGCGAATTTATTTAG